The Swingsia samuiensis genome contains the following window.
TGTTATAAATCCACTTATTGCTTTAATTAGCTTGAGTATCAGAAAATATACTTCCTTACGGTGGTTTTTATTTTTGTTTGCAATTTCCATTATTGGGAAACAAGCTAATTTACCAATCATAACATGGGTTATCGATCATATCCCTGAGGCAGCTCATACAGTATTTTACCGCTTATCCGAGCCTGTTGTCGAAGCTTGTTTTATCTTTTTAGTAAGCTTCGCAATTGATGACCTTATTCAAAAAAGATTAAGCCCACGTAAGTATATTTACCTCTGCTTCAGTCTCGTATCTGTCATTTTGGGATGGGTTATCTTTTTAGATTTACCCATGATCAAGAAATTACATTCTTTTTCATATGGCCCCATCACATCGCATCAATATTTTATAGCTTCCGTCATCATGACAAGCTTTGAAATGCTCTTATTACTTTTTTTATATCTAAAGAAATCCTCCCCTCAGAAAATCGGGATCTTTGCTTTCCTGTGTAATCTTATATTTTTCGCCTTTCCACTCCTGAGTGCTCGTCCGGAGCATCCTCTAGATCAACCTTTTTTGGACTCTTTACGCACCGAAACCAAAAATTTCCAGCGCTTCGTAACACTTGGTCCTATAGAGCCCAATTATGGTGTCTATTTAGGAATCCCCTCGATTAATTTTAATGCCATCCCTACCCCCCGCAACTGGATTGCCAGAATTAAAAAAGACTTTGGCAATCGATTGGACCCAGTCACGTTTGATGGTGATTTCCCGCGAGATGAAAATGGTAGCCCTTTTTTACAAAAGGCCGTTTTATTTCAACCGCATTTATTTGAAGATCTAGCTGTCTCAGCTCTTGTTACAGCACATAACTCTTTAGGTTTATCACCCTACCCTCTCAAAGGAAGAGAACTGAAAGGATATGCATTAACTCCTGATAAACCAACATTAAGAGTAAATATCAAAACATGGAATAATTTTTCAGCTCAAAAAATTATGCTGAAATTAGGGACGTATTTCCATCAATCTGACGGAACACTTACCCTCGCTTTCTGCTCTCATGAACAATGTGCAAGTGGTAAGATTGATTTAAAACTCGCTACTGATAATGAATTTACTCCCGTTGTTTTAGACCGCTCGATCCCCGATGCAGCAACATCTCTCACATTCTCTCTTATACATGCGCACTCTCCTGTTATGATCTGGGGCTCCAGCCAAGGAGACGAAATTTGGCCAATTCTTCATGTCGAACCGCTTGAGGTAAGCAAAGAATTGATCTTCGTAAAAAGTGGTGCGATTGGTGACTTATATCGCTTTCGACACCCTGCCCCTTATTTTGAAGCAGATCCGTCTTGTTTGCTTACCCCCATTTCCCGTGAGGAAATTACAACATCCTGCACTCAACCCTCTCACCTCATTCGCCGCGAATTGATGATGCCGGGATGGTCAGCTACGATCAATAATCGTAACGTTTCTATTAATTCAAAAGATGACCTCTTTGAAGAAATCAATATTCCACAAGGAAAAAGCCATATTAAATTTTACTTTAAACCCAAATACGCCAACTGGTCTTTTATCTCATTTTTCTTGGGGCTTTTGGTCTTATTCTTTCACTTCGCACGAAATTATTTAAGAAAAAAGCGTTCCATCCTTTGAAAAGATGGAACGCAAGACTTTTATCTATTCACGAATAAAATCAAGAATATCTTTATTAATAACACCTGCATTCACAGTATGCATTCCATGAGAGTAACCAGGGTAGATTTTTAATTTACTGTTTTTAATCAACTCGGCTTGCTTAAGAGCTGCATTTTTATATGGAACAACCTGATCATCATCTCCCTGCAAGATAAGCGTTGGGACTGTAATCGCTTTTAAATCCTCTGTTTGATCCGTTTCAGAAAACGCTGCAATGCCTTTATA
Protein-coding sequences here:
- a CDS encoding YfhO family protein; the protein is MKFLKNYYFIIIILPIVIYFPELIGLTSSDPMMTSSTVIVNPPPFTHGGLLPGNPGWIDGCAGVFVEALGRLVTLDWLHGIIPWWNPYSGVGMPFAGEYQPAAFFLPFVLFLALPNGLLMMKCTLQIIAGLSTYAFLKKIPLAPKAAFIGALLYMFNGTYAWASDGPSEPLAFLPLALYGVECAREGRWGWLTIGLSYLMLSGFPETAYLLGLLVLGWAVVRFFQSGKDRLKYTTNIILAGLVAALIAAPQLLAFMSYLPYADVGSHASVNDTPLPTEAWSMLFFPYINGPFFYGNQFNSWYALGGYLGVINPLIALISLSIRKYTSLRWFLFLFAISIIGKQANLPIITWVIDHIPEAAHTVFYRLSEPVVEACFIFLVSFAIDDLIQKRLSPRKYIYLCFSLVSVILGWVIFLDLPMIKKLHSFSYGPITSHQYFIASVIMTSFEMLLLLFLYLKKSSPQKIGIFAFLCNLIFFAFPLLSARPEHPLDQPFLDSLRTETKNFQRFVTLGPIEPNYGVYLGIPSINFNAIPTPRNWIARIKKDFGNRLDPVTFDGDFPRDENGSPFLQKAVLFQPHLFEDLAVSALVTAHNSLGLSPYPLKGRELKGYALTPDKPTLRVNIKTWNNFSAQKIMLKLGTYFHQSDGTLTLAFCSHEQCASGKIDLKLATDNEFTPVVLDRSIPDAATSLTFSLIHAHSPVMIWGSSQGDEIWPILHVEPLEVSKELIFVKSGAIGDLYRFRHPAPYFEADPSCLLTPISREEITTSCTQPSHLIRRELMMPGWSATINNRNVSINSKDDLFEEINIPQGKSHIKFYFKPKYANWSFISFFLGLLVLFFHFARNYLRKKRSIL